The DNA window tgtgatgggtctaaagtttaaaGGGTGGGAAACGAACAGTCCCTAAGTGCCAGCTGTTACTGGCATGTGATGTTGATGTTCATGTTTTGGAGAACCAGCAGGATCGTGTGTTGAAATTGCTGATATCAACCGAAGCCGTGTATGTGGCCATGAGTCTCGCTGCTGGAGAAAGCATTGCATAGTCTGAGACATCGAGGTGATGGTTGTAGCAGAAAGTTTCCTTTCCTGCCATCAGCGAGATGGCTACCAGAGGTGATGGATCGGAGTAACCGGGGGCTGTTGCCCTAAGACCCGCGCAGGACAGTTTGACGAGCAGTCGAGGAGGAACCGGCCGTCGCGGACCATCCCGCCACCCAGCGCCCAGCGGGGGGAAGAAATGAGAAGCTGAAGTCACCGGCTCCGGCCTCCGGTGATGGCGCGGATGGTAGGGGTAGAAGGGTGGGGCGACCCAACCCGCCGAAGATGGTGTGGaatccgaggacgaggagtggAGGGAGTGGAGTGCATGCAGATGGCGGAGGAAGGCGTAGCCGGTGATGACGCGGCGGGGTGCGGCGCGCAGGCTCGGCCGACGTCGGCGAGGGCGTGGGGAGTCGGATCAGGATCTCCACGAGAAGGTCTTCGGCAGCACGTGCCCATGCAGTCTGGGAGGCCATCGTGAACCGCAGGAACGGTGGCGGCCTGGCGGGGAAGGGGTGAGGCCGTGGGGGAAATGGGACTTGGGGTTttggctttttttttttttgagaagaGGGGCAAACGGCTGTCAGGAGGAGCAAATTGGGCTACCAGGCTGTGCCCAGCGCAGTCGCACAATATCGGGCCGTGGCCCATGGCCTTGGCTGTGCAGAGAACTGCCTGCCACGGCCCACGGTACTCGTGGACACTGGAAGAAGACGAGCGGTTTTACGAACGCCATTTCAGTTTCGCGCACCGCCGACCCCGTTTTGCCCACAGCCCCCACTACCTCGCGCGCCTCGTCGAACCCACCGGCGTTAGCGATGGCCTTGCCGCCGCGGCCAGATGGGCGCCTCCCGGaagccccagcgccgccggtGGATGGACTCACCGACGACCTCCTCGCGGCCATCCTGATCCGCCTCCCGACCCTCGCCGActtcggccgcgccgccgccgcctgccccgccTTCCGCCGCGTCATCGCCGACCCCGCCTTCCTCCGCCGCGTGCGCGCCCTGCACCCGTCCCTCCTCCTCGGCTTCCTCACCTTCACGGGAGGGTTccgccccgccgagccgccgTACGCCtccgtccccgccgcccgcgcggtcGCCCGCGCCGCCGACTTCAGCTACTCGTTCCTGCCCAGACCGAGCGGGTGGGTCGTCCGCAACGCCCGCGACGGACGCGTCCTTCTCGACTGGAACGACGGAGGGGACGGCATCTTCACGAAGCTCGCCGTGTGCGATCCCTTGTTCCGCCGCTACGTGGTGCTTCCCCCAATTCCTGAGgacctggccgccgccgtccagcaACCGCACCTTTTGGATCTCGAGCGGAAGTTCCAGGTCTTCCTCGTGCCCTCCGACCAGGAGGCGGCGCAGACGTCATTCAGGGTGCTTTGGATGGCGCAGTGCCCGACTAAGCTGGTCTCATTCATCTTCTCATCTGTCAGTGGGCAGTGGCATGCTGTTGTATCCCCCACTTGGAAGGATCTCGACCCTGCCAAGTCCCGTGTTACCATGACGCGCCGTCTCCTGTACTTCCGCAGCTATGCTTACGGCTGTTTCTACTGGATGATGATGTCCATCACGCCCAATTTTCTTGTGCTGGACATGGCTAGGATGGAGTTCTCGCTTCTTAAGTATCCATCCCACTTTAGTGGACAGGCTTCTACCATTGTGGAGGCAGGATAAGGAAGGCTTGGGATGTTTTCTTTCAATGCTCGGTTTGGAGAAAGCTTTGAACTGGATATCTTTTCAACAGTTAGGCCAAACCAAGGTGAGGGTGCCAATGAATGGAAGACGTTGAGGGGAGCAATACTGCCTTATCAGTATAGGTACCGGATACTAGGTGTGGTCAACACTCGATTGTTGATACAAGGCGACCTGGAATTTGTCGATGAAGATTTTCTTCCGCCAAATGTGGGAGTTCTTTCGATAGCACTCAACACAGATTATGAGCGTGTCTGTGGAATGATTGACGAGGCTCTGCATCCTCTGCCACTCATCGGTTACCCACCATCACTATCGTCACCAAGTATATGAGGTGGTAAGCCTATTCTTTCAGCTTTTGGTTTCTTGCTGTTTTCTTTAGCATTTTAGGTTTGTAAAGTGCTTTGCTAATTGAAATGTAACCTGAGTATGGTACCTAAAATAGAGAAGGAAGGTCAGTTGAATTTATAGTTTAATGCTGCTTATCATGCACACATACATGTGGCTGCCACGTTACTTAAATATTGAGCTAATTGTCTTACATGATGCAAATGGCAGTCCAAGTTATATTCTGCTCAGCATGATCACCAAAGCAACATGTAATCTTTTTGGAGCTTGGATATTCAGGAGTGCCATGTATTGTTAGTTTTTAGGTGATTGATTTATTTGTCTGATTGGAAAGTTTGTGAAACTCACTAACTTAGAGAATTGAAGCATTTATTTCCACTTCTACATGCATGTTATTTGTTCTGACTGTTGAAGCTATTAGACAGAACAAACTTAACATTATCCATGAAAATGTTTGAACAATCTGGACTTAGAGATGTATTGGTTACCTTTTGTAAATCCATTGCTAGATACATCTTCACCCCTTTGCTTGTGCTAGCCTGCTAAGTGTGCTTGGCCTACAAGTGCTATTGACTTAAATTTTAGTGAGCTTTTTCGCATGGTTCCCAATCGATTGCATTGCTAATTATCTTTGGTAACCATTTGTTTTCCTTTATGCAACTTTGTTCACTTGTTTTGGTAGAAGTTTCTCTACACTTTTGTTCTTAATTACAGTTTAAGCAACTAGGGGATTCTACCTTTCCTATCAGATAATGCACACATCTAATTGAGACATAAGTCATTACAAAACCATGCACACAAAAAAAGGGATGCTGTAATCACTTTTATTAGCCTTTACACATTCACAATCAAACTTCTGTGCACAACAAGAGCCCTCATCTGAGTTCTATTGAAACCCTCTCCTCTATAACCTGCCAAAGTTATCAATACAACTGCACGGAACATCCCCATCCCATTCTGATCGGTTTCTTTGTGGTTGTAGTTTATTCTGTACATGTACAGTCCTCTATAGATTGCTCTACAGACAAGGATATAGCACATATAGGCATATAGCTCAAATAGGTGATGGAGCCGCTCCTTTAATTTTTGCAGTTCAATTTCTTTGTGGTTGTAGTCATGATTGTAAAATAGGCTAAGCAGTTCAATTCTGCAAGTTGGGCAAAGTTTCAGATAGCATTGAATTTCTTTTAGCTAATGGTTTAGTATCGTGGCAAGGAATATGATTGTCATATGAGACTGAGAGAGTCCAGTTGATAGTGCATGATGCCTAGGTTCTACTAGTACGTCAATTTGCTGGAGCAACATCTCACTTCCTTTGTCTTGCATATTTTCTGAAACGATAGGGCAATAGTTACTTAACATGTGTGTATTAAGATGGCCTGGATAGCAGGGAAATATTCAGTAGAAACTAGCAGGGAAATATTCAGTAGAAACTACCTCTTTGGTGGAATTGTGAAAAACCCTCCAGAAACATATCCAGAACTGCAGTCACATAGTTATGTTTCAGTAGCATTATAACATTTATACCAGGTAAATCTTTTGTTCTTGAACTGCAGTTACATAGTCAGAAGGCTTCTGGTCCATGTTGCTTCAGAATTGTACACCTATGAGCTTACCAAAAAAAATTTAAGTAAGAATTTACCAATTTTGATAGCTTTCTTTTTATTCAGATAAGAAAGGTTGCACCTATACACTTAACACTTAACCTATATTTGCATTTAAACCGAATGTGCACTCATCTTCTGCATGATGACATTTTTAGCCTCTGAAATCTGAATGTATATTGTCATATTGGATCTAATAATGAGTGCTTGCGCACTACATTTGGTTGCAGGATCTCATATGCATTATGGGGCTTCTTTTGTATCATGTTGCTGGTGTGGACTGGTGGGATGTGGACAGAAAACAAGCTAAGGCGAGTTTACTGCATATCGGGGATTTGGCTTACGTCCTCTAGATTGTTGATGGCACATTCTAGCAAGCTCCTCCTACCTTTTGGTTTGGATGTCTAGAAACCTTGATGCTTTTCTATGAACTGAAACGCTTACAAATCCTATCCAGTATGTAGGCGACGATCTTCTTAATCTGAACGCTTCCTAAGTCTAGGAGCAGTATGTGTGCAAAGACGATCTTCTTCCTCATCGTAGAAGAAACCGCGGCATCGTTTCTCGCGAAAACCCTAATCCCCACTCCTCCGCAGGCCGCGTCTCGCCGGCGGTCGGCCCCGCATTCACGATGgcgtcaccggcggcggcgggacagCTGCCCCTGACCGACGGCATCCTCGCCGATATCCTGATCCGCCTCCCCACCCTCGCCGACTTCGGCCGCGCCTGCGCGTCCTGCCCCGCGTTCCGCCGCGTCATCACCGGCCActccttcctccgccgcctGCACGCGCTCCACCCGCTGTCGATCCTCGGCACCCGCACGTTCTTCGGGTTCCACCCCACCGAGCCGCCCGCGCCCTCGCCGAGGCCGCCGACTTCGACCTCTCGTTCCTCCCCAAACCGGGCTTCTGGATGGTCCGGGACGAGCGCGGCGGTCGCTTCGTCGCCGACCGCGACGAGGGCAGGGATGACACCTTCACCACTATCGCCGTCTGCGACCCCCTGTTCCGCAGCTACGTGGTTCTTCCCCCTATCCGTGGGGACTTGTCAGCCACCGTCCAGCAGC is part of the Panicum hallii strain FIL2 chromosome 2, PHallii_v3.1, whole genome shotgun sequence genome and encodes:
- the LOC112881271 gene encoding uncharacterized protein LOC112881271 encodes the protein MALPPRPDGRLPEAPAPPVDGLTDDLLAAILIRLPTLADFGRAAAACPAFRRVIADPAFLRRVRALHPSLLLGFLTFTGGFRPAEPPYASVPAARAVARAADFSYSFLPRPSGWVVRNARDGRVLLDWNDGGDGIFTKLAVCDPLFRRYVVLPPIPEDLAAAVQQPHLLDLERKFQVFLVPSDQEAAQTSFRVLWMAQCPTKLVSFIFSSVSGQWHAVVSPTWKDLDPAKSRVTMTRRLLYFRSYAYGCFYWMMMSITPNFLVLDMARMEFSLLKYPSHFSGQASTIVEAG